CCTGCTCGGGCTGGCCGACCGGGTGGACGTGGCCGCCTCCTGCTCCCTGCTCCACGTCCCGCTCGACACCGGCGCGGAGCGCGACATCGACCCGCAGGTCCTGCGCTGGCTGGCCTTCGCCCGCCAGAAGACCGCCGAGGTCGTCACGCTCGCCAAGGGCCTCACCCACGGCACCGGCGCCATCTCCGCGGAACTCGCCGCCAACCGGGCCGACCTGGCCTCCCGCGCCGACTCGGCACTCACCCGCGACCCCGCCGTACGGGCCCGCACCGCGGCCGTCACGGACGCCGACACCCGCCGCTCCCAGCCGTACTCCGAGCGGGCCGCCGCCCAGCGCGCCCACCTCGGCCTGCCGCTGCTGCCGACCACCACCATCGGCTCCTTCCCGCAGACCACCGCACTGCGCACGGCCCGCGCGGACCTGCGGACCGGGCGGACCGACACCGCCGGCTACGAGGACCGCGTCAGGGCCGAGATCCAGGAAGTGATCTCCTTCCAGGAGCAGACCGGTCTCGACGTCCTGGTGCACGGCGAGCCCGAACGCAACGACATGGTGCAGTACTTCGCCGAGCAGCTCACCGGCTACCTCGCCACCCAGCACGGCTGGGTCCAGTCCTACGGCACCCGCTACGTCCGCCCGCCGGTCCTGGCCGGTGACATCTCGCGGCCCGGACCGATGACCGTGCGCTGGACGGCCTACGCCCAGTCCCTCACCTCACGCCCCGTCAAGGGCATGCTCACCGGTCCCGTCACCATGCTCGCCTGGTCCTTCGTCCGCGACGACCAGCCGCCGGCCGACACCGCCCGCCAGGTCGCCCTGGCCCTGCGCGACGAGGTCGTCGACCTGGAGGCCGCCGGTACACCGGTCATCCAGGTCGACGAGCCCGCGCTGCGCGAAACCCTCCCGCTGCGCACCGCCGATCACCCCGCCTATCTGGCCTGGGCCACCGAGGCATTCCGCCTCACCACCGGCGGCGTACGGAACCGCACCCAGATCCACACCCACATGTGCTACGCGGAGTTCGGCGACATCGTCCAGGCCATCGACGACCTCGACGCCGACGTCATCAGCCTGGAGGCGGCCCGCTCCCACATGCAGGTGGCCCGCGAACTGGCCGCCCACGGCTACCCCCGCGAGGCCGGCCCCGGCGTCTACGACATCCACTCCCCCCGCGTGCCCGGCCCCGAAGAAGCAATGGCCCTGCTGCGCAAGGGACTTGAGGCCCTCCCCGCCGACCGCCTCTGGGTCAACCCCGACTGCGGCCTGAAGACCCGCACCTGGCCCGAGACCCGCACCTCCCTGGAAAACCTGGTCCACGCCGCCCACACCCTCCGCACGGAACTCACCACCCGCACCACACCCTTGACGTCCTGACACCACGGCCGGCGGGGAGAGCCCCGAGATGAGCTCTCCCCGCCGGCCCGACATGCCTCCGTGAGTACTTCTACGGATAGCCGGCCGCCACCCCGATCAGCAGCATGGCTCCCATGACTGAACACGACCCCGCTCCCCGAGACCCCGCCTGGCCTGCCAATGACCATCGGACCGCGGAAAAAGTGATCAAGGCCGTCCTCATCGCCGCGGCCGTGGTGGGCGTTCCGCTGCTGCTCTACGTCACCTTCTTCATCGGCACCTTCGCCCTGGCCGGTTGACCGCCACCACGACCGGTCGGCCCCGGTAGCCACAACGAGCCGACCGTCCCTGCCCTGCTCCCCCGCCGGAGCTACGGGCCCGCCAACTCCCTCAGCCGAGCCGCATAGAAGGCCGCGACCCCGGCCGCCTCCTCCGGGTCGGCGGTCGCCAGCTGCGCCTGGTCGTCGAGAGCGGCCCGCCGGGCGGACCTCAGCTCCCTCACCCGCGTCTCGTCCGGCACCGGTGCCGCACTCTCCGCTGCGATCCGGGCTGCGTACCAGCCCACCACCGCACCAATCGCATCGAACGCCTGCCGCTCCGCACGCCCCTCCGA
The sequence above is a segment of the Streptomyces lydicus genome. Coding sequences within it:
- the metE gene encoding 5-methyltetrahydropteroyltriglutamate--homocysteine S-methyltransferase; this encodes MTTKPASAAARATVYGYPRQGRNRELKKAIEGYWKGRVTADALRATAAGLRRANWRDLAEAGLHEVPVGDFSYYDHVLDTTVMVGAIPERHRAAVEADALDGYFAMARGTQDVAPLEMTKWFDTNYHYLVPELGPDTRFTADPGKQVAELREALALGLTPRPVLVGPVTYLLLAKPAPGVAADFDPLTLLDRLLPVYAEVLADLRAAGAPWVQLDEPALVQDRTPAELGAAERAYRHLGTLTDRPKLLVASYFDRLGDALPLLAKAPVDGLALDFTGAAAAQLDALAAVGGLPGKRLVAGVVNGRNVWVNDLAKSLATLGTLLGLADRVDVAASCSLLHVPLDTGAERDIDPQVLRWLAFARQKTAEVVTLAKGLTHGTGAISAELAANRADLASRADSALTRDPAVRARTAAVTDADTRRSQPYSERAAAQRAHLGLPLLPTTTIGSFPQTTALRTARADLRTGRTDTAGYEDRVRAEIQEVISFQEQTGLDVLVHGEPERNDMVQYFAEQLTGYLATQHGWVQSYGTRYVRPPVLAGDISRPGPMTVRWTAYAQSLTSRPVKGMLTGPVTMLAWSFVRDDQPPADTARQVALALRDEVVDLEAAGTPVIQVDEPALRETLPLRTADHPAYLAWATEAFRLTTGGVRNRTQIHTHMCYAEFGDIVQAIDDLDADVISLEAARSHMQVARELAAHGYPREAGPGVYDIHSPRVPGPEEAMALLRKGLEALPADRLWVNPDCGLKTRTWPETRTSLENLVHAAHTLRTELTTRTTPLTS